From a single Paraburkholderia sp. D15 genomic region:
- a CDS encoding endonuclease/exonuclease/phosphatase family protein, producing MRNPEELIRESIAQKDFIAVSWNLHKGRTPLGFQAWQAMQRWVQSTHADAYFLQEAMARRMPSPVLARSFGAPLGDPLSDVWHCQATEIARALELEIALGPNVFKPSWRHGNAILSPHPLDLGGRWDISAHRFEKRGLLVARATFGGHSVTLLCAHLALTRSARLRQMNWIAHWIAKEAPEGPLVLAGDFNDWRNDSVPLFGEHGLQEVATLLGESGRTFPAFSPALALDKMFVRGMKPVEWIQPTQETAWLSDHLPYMARLRVE from the coding sequence ATGCGAAACCCCGAAGAATTGATCCGCGAAAGCATCGCGCAGAAGGACTTCATTGCGGTGAGCTGGAACCTGCACAAGGGCCGCACGCCGCTCGGCTTTCAGGCCTGGCAGGCGATGCAGCGCTGGGTGCAGTCCACTCACGCCGACGCCTATTTTCTACAGGAAGCGATGGCGCGGCGCATGCCGTCGCCGGTTCTCGCGCGCAGTTTCGGCGCGCCGCTCGGCGATCCATTGAGCGACGTCTGGCACTGCCAGGCCACGGAAATCGCCCGCGCGCTCGAACTGGAAATCGCGCTCGGGCCGAATGTGTTCAAACCGTCGTGGCGGCACGGCAATGCGATTCTGTCGCCGCATCCGCTGGATCTCGGCGGGCGCTGGGATATCTCCGCGCATCGCTTCGAAAAGCGTGGCTTGCTGGTCGCGCGCGCGACTTTCGGCGGTCATTCCGTGACGCTGCTGTGCGCGCACCTCGCGCTGACGCGTTCCGCGCGCTTGCGGCAGATGAACTGGATCGCGCACTGGATCGCGAAGGAAGCGCCGGAAGGTCCACTGGTTCTCGCGGGCGACTTCAACGACTGGCGCAACGATTCGGTGCCGCTGTTCGGCGAACACGGCCTGCAGGAAGTCGCGACGCTGCTCGGCGAATCGGGCCGCACGTTCCCGGCGTTTTCACCGGCGCTCGCGCTCGACAAGATGTTCGTGCGCGGGATGAAACCGGTCGAATGGATTCAGCCGACGCAGGAAACCGCGTGGCTCTCGGATCATCTGCCATATATGGCGCGCTTGAGGGTGGAGTGA
- a CDS encoding aldose 1-epimerase: MRDVSPNSLQPRPITAHDDLVWLDDPVIAASLVTLRAGALRVVLAPEVGGALAAFYEVTPEGPLHWLRPATPAAFAGRDPLQMASFPLFPYCNRIRDARFTFDGATIDLAGNDPRFAHALHGNAWRHPWQVGARSDSAVELHFEHQPDMRRVGDWPFRYRATQRIALRDGALVITMSAQNLSGRPMPFGMGHHPYYPRTAATRVYAGVQAMWHADADVLPTHLGAHPAVDALRTGMPADEFDLDNNFANWSREATIAWPDEQRQLTMTADAPFDHMVVFAPANDPQLCVEPVTNTTDCFNAVGPREQVGGCVLQPDEGIAATLRWTPRRA, encoded by the coding sequence ATGCGCGACGTTTCCCCTAATTCGCTCCAGCCGCGGCCCATCACGGCGCACGACGACCTTGTCTGGCTCGACGATCCCGTCATCGCGGCGTCGCTCGTCACGTTGCGGGCGGGTGCGCTGCGCGTCGTGCTGGCGCCCGAGGTGGGCGGCGCGCTCGCAGCGTTCTACGAAGTGACGCCCGAGGGTCCGCTGCACTGGCTGCGTCCGGCAACGCCGGCGGCGTTTGCCGGGCGCGACCCGCTGCAAATGGCGAGCTTTCCGCTATTTCCGTATTGCAACCGCATTCGCGACGCGCGCTTCACGTTCGACGGCGCCACGATCGATCTCGCCGGCAACGACCCGCGCTTCGCGCATGCGCTGCATGGCAACGCGTGGCGGCATCCGTGGCAGGTGGGCGCGCGTTCGGACAGCGCGGTGGAACTGCATTTCGAACACCAGCCGGATATGCGGCGGGTCGGCGACTGGCCGTTCCGCTATCGCGCGACTCAGCGGATCGCGTTGCGCGACGGCGCGCTCGTCATCACGATGTCCGCGCAAAATCTGTCCGGGCGGCCGATGCCGTTCGGCATGGGTCATCACCCGTACTATCCGCGCACCGCGGCAACCCGCGTGTACGCCGGCGTGCAGGCCATGTGGCATGCCGACGCCGACGTGCTGCCCACGCATCTCGGCGCGCATCCCGCCGTGGACGCATTGCGCACCGGCATGCCGGCGGACGAGTTCGACCTCGACAACAATTTCGCGAACTGGTCGCGCGAGGCGACGATCGCGTGGCCCGACGAGCAGCGTCAATTGACGATGACCGCCGACGCGCCGTTCGATCACATGGTGGTGTTTGCGCCGGCCAACGATCCGCAGCTGTGCGTGGAACCGGTGACGAATACGACCGACTGTTTCAACGCGGTAGGGCCGCGGGAGCAGGTGGGGGGCTGCGTGTTGCAGCCGGACGAGGGGATTGCCGCGACGCTGAGGTGGACGCCGCGCCGCGCGTAA
- a CDS encoding ABC transporter substrate-binding protein has translation MASLNTQSRVQMRKQQIRPLAGSLLALAIGFGVATAHADDALPKLPNKTPLKVGFAQTESNNPWRLAETKSFKDIAAKCGWQMVMTDANGSNSKQVSDIQSMIAQHVDLLVFPPREEKPLAPIVLQAKKAGIPVILVDRDVDQSVAKAGRDYITFIGSDFIDQGHRAADWLVKATGGKAKIIELEGTTGASAANDRKKGFDEVIAKNPGMSIIASQSGDFARDKGRQVMETLLQAHPDVTAVYAHNDEMALGAIAAIKAAGKQPGKDIQIVTIDGTKGGMDAIAAGELGASVQSSPFFGPLACDVAQRYAKGEKIPTWVKVSDRFYDKSNVQQNMQYGY, from the coding sequence ATGGCGTCGCTCAACACGCAGTCGCGCGTTCAAATGCGCAAGCAGCAGATTCGTCCGCTGGCGGGTTCGCTGCTGGCTCTGGCAATCGGTTTCGGCGTCGCCACCGCGCACGCCGACGACGCGTTGCCCAAACTGCCGAACAAGACTCCGCTGAAGGTCGGCTTCGCGCAGACCGAAAGCAATAATCCGTGGCGTCTCGCGGAAACCAAGAGCTTCAAGGACATCGCGGCAAAGTGCGGCTGGCAGATGGTCATGACCGACGCCAACGGCTCCAACTCGAAGCAGGTCTCCGACATCCAGAGCATGATCGCGCAGCACGTCGATCTGCTGGTGTTCCCGCCGCGCGAGGAGAAACCGCTCGCGCCGATCGTGCTGCAGGCTAAAAAGGCCGGCATCCCGGTGATCCTGGTCGACCGCGATGTCGATCAGTCGGTGGCCAAGGCGGGCCGCGACTACATCACCTTCATCGGCTCGGACTTCATCGATCAAGGGCATCGCGCCGCCGACTGGCTCGTCAAGGCGACCGGCGGCAAGGCGAAGATCATCGAACTGGAAGGCACCACCGGCGCGTCCGCCGCGAACGATCGCAAGAAGGGCTTCGACGAAGTGATCGCGAAGAACCCGGGCATGTCGATCATCGCGTCGCAAAGCGGCGACTTCGCGCGCGACAAGGGTCGTCAGGTGATGGAAACGCTGTTGCAGGCGCACCCGGACGTCACCGCGGTCTACGCGCATAACGACGAAATGGCGCTCGGCGCGATCGCCGCGATCAAGGCGGCCGGCAAGCAGCCGGGCAAGGACATCCAGATCGTCACGATCGACGGCACCAAGGGCGGCATGGACGCGATCGCGGCCGGCGAACTCGGCGCGAGCGTGCAGTCGAGCCCGTTCTTCGGCCCGCTCGCCTGCGATGTCGCGCAGCGCTACGCGAAGGGCGAAAAGATCCCGACATGGGTCAAGGTGTCCGACCGCTTCTACGACAAGAGCAACGTGCAGCAGAACATGCAGTACGGCTATTGA
- a CDS encoding ABC transporter permease, whose amino-acid sequence MALKLHSDSLHTEPAARGEAAAPAAPAAPAVSPAASGNPLTAKSAGAGADAGKRPTSTVQKWRHLAMQREVIVLLAMVLFNLIFTPHFWSLQTFNVNMTQVVTIVIVGIGMTLVVATGGIDLSVGASMAISGALAPMLFLNIAGPAGIALAFVLPVLAAALCGVFNGFLVTRLAVQPIVATLVLFIAGRGIAQVVTDGSLQAFNTPAFQWIALGKVAGVPFQVLLMLALVGLFVWVVRKTLFGQYLLITGGNEKAAYLCGVPTATVKLIAYTLCAALAGLAGLISISVNSSSDANVVGLGVELDAIAAVAVGGTALTGGKAYIGGTLIGALIIQLLRYTLLAHGIPDAAALVVKAGIIVAAVYVQRRSR is encoded by the coding sequence ATGGCGCTTAAGCTGCACAGCGATTCCCTGCATACCGAACCGGCCGCGCGCGGCGAGGCCGCGGCGCCTGCCGCGCCTGCCGCGCCTGCCGTCTCGCCTGCCGCGAGCGGTAACCCGCTTACCGCCAAAAGTGCCGGCGCCGGCGCCGATGCCGGCAAGCGCCCCACGAGCACCGTGCAGAAATGGCGTCATCTCGCCATGCAGCGCGAAGTGATCGTGCTGCTCGCGATGGTGCTGTTCAATCTGATCTTCACGCCGCACTTCTGGTCGCTGCAGACCTTCAACGTCAACATGACGCAGGTGGTGACGATCGTGATCGTCGGCATCGGCATGACGCTGGTGGTGGCGACGGGCGGCATCGATCTGTCGGTGGGCGCGTCGATGGCGATCTCCGGCGCACTCGCGCCGATGCTGTTCCTGAACATCGCCGGGCCGGCCGGCATCGCGCTCGCGTTCGTGTTGCCGGTGCTGGCGGCCGCGCTGTGCGGCGTCTTCAACGGTTTTCTGGTGACGCGGCTCGCGGTGCAGCCGATCGTCGCGACGCTGGTGCTGTTCATCGCGGGACGCGGCATCGCCCAGGTCGTCACCGACGGCAGCCTGCAGGCGTTCAACACGCCCGCCTTCCAGTGGATCGCGCTCGGCAAGGTCGCGGGCGTGCCGTTCCAGGTGCTGCTGATGCTGGCGCTGGTCGGTCTGTTCGTGTGGGTCGTGCGCAAGACGCTGTTCGGCCAGTATCTGCTGATCACCGGCGGCAACGAAAAAGCCGCGTATCTGTGCGGCGTGCCGACCGCGACCGTGAAGCTGATCGCCTACACGCTGTGCGCGGCGCTCGCCGGACTCGCCGGGTTGATCTCGATCTCGGTGAATTCGTCGTCGGATGCGAATGTGGTCGGGCTCGGCGTCGAGCTCGACGCGATCGCGGCGGTGGCCGTCGGCGGCACCGCGCTGACGGGCGGCAAGGCGTACATAGGCGGCACGCTGATCGGCGCGCTGATCATCCAGTTGCTGCGCTACACGCTGCTCGCGCACGGCATTCCCGACGCGGCGGCGCTGGTGGTGAAGGCCGGCATCATCGTCGCGGCGGTGTATGTGCAACGGCGTTCGCGCTGA
- a CDS encoding sugar ABC transporter ATP-binding protein, whose translation MQDIGISFGGVPALRGANLSVAAGEVHALIGQNGAGKSTMIKILTGAYRRGSGSVRFEGREVDFRTPKQAREAGISTIYQEINLVPFRSVAENIFLGREPRRFGLIDWRAVQQRAAALLESFGLQIDVKKPVGRYSTAIQQMVALARAVSADAKMVIMDESTSSLDEREVELLFTVVRKLRDDGRAVIFVSHRLDELYALCDRVTVMRDGQTVAQSSMAEMDKLQLVTTMLGRTLAAVVQEDTASREANLARRGKQAIAAVNLSAHPKVNDVSLEVHAGEAVGLAGLLGSGRTETMRLMFGADPLEQGSLTIGGDQVALKSPQDAIARGLAYLTEDRKAEGIVPELSVRDNLTLVCLRTLAKNGIVDVKKQQAIVDRFIASLGIKLRSADQPIRELSGGNQQKVLLARWLAAEPSLLLLDEPTRGIDVGAKADVAKIVRELRDAGLGVLMSASELEELTAVADRAVVIRDGRTVAELNGADMSETAIMDAIAYGGDAHSQLAEAAQTANAAHIEDALEGDRHGA comes from the coding sequence ATGCAGGACATCGGCATCAGCTTCGGCGGCGTGCCCGCCTTGCGCGGCGCCAATCTGAGCGTCGCCGCCGGCGAAGTGCATGCGCTGATCGGCCAGAACGGCGCCGGCAAATCGACCATGATCAAGATCCTGACCGGCGCCTACCGGCGCGGGTCGGGCAGCGTGCGCTTCGAGGGCCGCGAGGTCGATTTCCGCACCCCGAAACAGGCACGCGAAGCCGGCATCAGCACGATCTATCAGGAGATCAACCTGGTGCCGTTCCGCTCGGTGGCGGAAAACATTTTTCTTGGCCGCGAACCGCGCCGCTTCGGTCTGATCGACTGGCGCGCGGTGCAGCAGCGCGCCGCCGCGCTGCTCGAATCGTTCGGCTTGCAGATCGACGTGAAGAAACCGGTGGGCCGCTATTCGACCGCGATCCAGCAGATGGTCGCGCTGGCGCGCGCGGTCTCGGCCGACGCGAAGATGGTCATCATGGACGAGTCCACCTCGTCGCTCGACGAACGCGAAGTCGAACTGCTGTTCACCGTGGTGCGCAAGCTGCGCGACGACGGCCGCGCGGTGATCTTCGTGTCGCACCGGCTCGACGAACTCTACGCGCTGTGCGACCGCGTGACGGTGATGCGCGACGGGCAGACGGTCGCGCAAAGCTCGATGGCCGAGATGGACAAGCTGCAGCTCGTCACGACGATGCTCGGCCGCACGCTGGCCGCCGTCGTGCAGGAAGACACCGCGTCGCGCGAAGCGAATCTCGCGCGGCGCGGCAAGCAGGCAATCGCCGCGGTCAATCTGAGCGCGCATCCGAAAGTAAACGACGTGTCGCTCGAAGTGCATGCGGGTGAAGCGGTCGGTCTGGCTGGTCTGCTCGGTTCGGGCCGCACCGAGACCATGCGGCTGATGTTCGGCGCCGATCCACTGGAGCAAGGCTCGCTGACGATCGGCGGCGACCAGGTCGCGCTGAAGTCGCCGCAGGACGCGATCGCGCGCGGCCTCGCGTATCTCACCGAAGACCGCAAGGCCGAGGGCATCGTCCCCGAGCTGTCGGTGCGCGACAACCTGACGCTGGTGTGCCTGCGCACGCTGGCGAAAAACGGCATCGTCGACGTGAAGAAGCAGCAGGCGATCGTCGATCGCTTCATCGCGTCGCTCGGCATCAAGCTGCGCTCCGCCGACCAGCCGATCCGCGAGCTCTCCGGCGGTAATCAGCAGAAGGTGCTGCTGGCGCGCTGGCTCGCCGCCGAACCGTCGCTGCTGCTGCTCGACGAACCGACGCGCGGCATCGACGTCGGCGCCAAGGCGGACGTCGCGAAGATCGTGCGCGAGCTGCGCGACGCCGGGCTCGGCGTGCTGATGTCGGCCTCCGAGCTGGAGGAACTGACCGCCGTCGCCGATCGCGCGGTGGTGATCCGCGACGGCCGCACCGTCGCCGAACTGAACGGCGCGGACATGAGCGAGACCGCGATCATGGATGCGATCGCCTACGGCGGCGATGCGCACTCGCAACTGGCCGAAGCCGCGCAAACGGCGAACGCCGCCCATATCGAAGACGCGTTGGAGGGCGACCGTCATGGCGCTTAA
- a CDS encoding AAA family ATPase, with translation MTTAMVKQEIAVASFSQVYDLDQVETALNDLGDGANEALRATYEKMLKTGNLRFCVKPNRMPSIDDLIGALPNFSAPLDDIRKQVALCLETEDRLELMPILLLGDPGIGKTHFAKQLARLLGTAYQYVAMSSLTAGWILSGASSQWKNAKPGKVFDALVNGSYANPVIAVDEIDKATGDSQYDPLGALYALLEHDTAQSFIDEFAEIPINAGHVIWIATANDERAIPEPILNRMNVYEIPPPDHAGSRRIAQAIYDEIRSAHNWGLRFPELLGDDALDALKPASPREMRRAILNGFGAARIDGRDRIAAGDIRLDYGNRRKPIGF, from the coding sequence ATGACAACAGCAATGGTCAAACAGGAAATCGCCGTGGCGTCCTTCAGTCAGGTGTACGACCTCGATCAGGTCGAGACCGCGCTGAACGATCTCGGCGACGGCGCGAACGAGGCGCTGCGTGCTACCTACGAAAAGATGCTGAAAACCGGCAATCTGCGTTTCTGCGTGAAGCCGAACCGGATGCCGTCGATCGACGATCTGATCGGCGCGCTGCCCAATTTTTCAGCGCCGCTCGACGATATCCGCAAGCAGGTCGCGCTGTGCCTCGAGACCGAGGACCGGCTCGAGTTGATGCCGATCCTGCTGCTCGGCGACCCCGGCATCGGCAAGACTCACTTTGCCAAGCAGTTGGCGCGCCTGCTCGGCACCGCCTATCAATATGTCGCGATGAGTTCGCTGACGGCGGGGTGGATTCTGTCGGGCGCGTCGTCGCAATGGAAGAATGCGAAACCCGGCAAGGTGTTCGATGCGCTCGTGAACGGCAGTTACGCGAACCCGGTGATCGCCGTCGACGAAATCGACAAGGCCACCGGCGATTCGCAATACGATCCGCTCGGCGCGCTGTACGCGCTGCTCGAACACGATACCGCGCAGAGTTTCATCGACGAATTCGCGGAGATTCCGATCAACGCCGGGCACGTGATCTGGATCGCGACGGCGAACGACGAGCGCGCGATTCCCGAGCCGATTCTCAACCGGATGAACGTGTATGAAATTCCGCCGCCGGATCACGCGGGCTCGCGCCGCATCGCCCAGGCGATCTACGACGAGATCCGCAGCGCGCACAACTGGGGGCTGCGTTTCCCCGAACTGCTTGGAGACGACGCGCTCGATGCGCTGAAGCCCGCCTCGCCGCGTGAAATGCGCCGCGCGATTCTCAATGGCTTCGGTGCGGCGCGCATCGACGGACGAGACCGGATTGCCGCCGGCGATATTCGCCTCGATTACGGAAACCGGCGAAAACCGATTGGTTTTTGA
- a CDS encoding LacI family DNA-binding transcriptional regulator: MTDIAKLTGVSQSTVSLVLNNATGAKFSEATRNKVLKAAHDLGYRLSLREPVSASADERNLIVYLADEISTSPHPVVNVDGARDAAYASGKMLAVYSTHGNADIEKQVLDATLSNPHVFGVIYATVYTRKVTLPAALSQVPTVLLNCYTSDGGVSSVVPAEVAGGHLATDYLLQAGHRRIGYINGEPWQDASKDRLKGYRTALATADLPYAAELVRDGDWSSGLGFELTLSLMREANPPTAIFCANDLTAIGAIEALKQLGLHVPEDVSVLGYDDQEIARHTHPPLSTVVLPNYELGRWAVETLLQEEHNRAAGAPVRHRMVKLDGPLVERSSVRVITEAKKPIINIISD; encoded by the coding sequence ATGACCGACATCGCCAAGCTCACTGGCGTGTCGCAGTCCACTGTCTCGCTGGTGCTGAACAACGCCACCGGCGCGAAGTTTTCCGAGGCGACCCGCAACAAGGTGCTGAAGGCCGCGCACGACCTCGGCTACCGGCTGTCGTTGCGCGAGCCGGTGTCGGCCTCGGCCGATGAACGCAATCTGATCGTCTATCTCGCCGACGAGATCTCCACCAGCCCGCATCCGGTCGTCAACGTCGACGGCGCGCGCGACGCGGCCTATGCGAGCGGCAAGATGCTGGCGGTCTACTCGACGCACGGCAACGCCGACATCGAGAAACAGGTGCTCGACGCGACGCTGTCCAACCCGCACGTATTCGGCGTGATCTACGCGACCGTCTACACGCGCAAGGTCACGCTGCCGGCCGCGCTGTCGCAGGTGCCGACCGTGCTGCTGAACTGCTACACCAGCGACGGCGGCGTGTCGTCGGTGGTGCCGGCCGAGGTCGCGGGCGGCCATCTCGCGACCGACTATCTGCTGCAGGCCGGCCACCGGCGCATCGGCTACATCAACGGCGAGCCGTGGCAGGACGCGTCGAAAGATCGCCTGAAGGGCTACCGCACCGCGCTCGCCACCGCCGATCTGCCGTACGCGGCCGAACTGGTGCGCGACGGCGACTGGAGCTCGGGCCTCGGCTTCGAGCTGACGCTGTCGCTGATGCGCGAAGCGAATCCGCCCACCGCGATCTTCTGCGCGAACGACCTGACCGCGATCGGCGCGATCGAAGCGCTCAAGCAGCTCGGCCTGCACGTGCCGGAAGACGTGTCCGTGCTCGGCTACGACGACCAGGAAATCGCCCGCCACACGCACCCGCCGCTCTCGACCGTGGTGCTGCCGAACTACGAACTGGGGCGCTGGGCCGTCGAAACCCTGCTTCAGGAGGAGCACAACCGCGCAGCCGGAGCGCCGGTGCGGCACCGGATGGTGAAGCTGGATGGTCCGCTTGTCGAACGGTCGTCGGTCAGGGTAATTACCGAGGCAAAAAAGCCAATAATTAATATTATTAGTGATTGA
- a CDS encoding ferredoxin--NADP reductase: MSNLNTQTVLSVHHWTDTLFSFTCTRDPSFRFENGQFTMVGLEVDGKPLIRAYSLASANYEEHLEFLSIKVQDGPLTSRLQHLKVGDEVLIGKKPVGTLMADNLLPGKTLWLLSTGTGLAPFMSIIKDPDIYDRYERVVLTHTCRFVDELAYKEYITDHLPAHEHLGELVQEKLLYYPTVTREAFQNRGRITELIETEKLFADLGVPGFSLENDRVMLCGSPHMLRDTRKLLDDLGFQEGSNNAPGHYVVEKAFVG; this comes from the coding sequence ATGAGCAACCTGAACACACAGACCGTCCTGAGCGTCCACCACTGGACCGATACGCTTTTCAGCTTCACCTGCACGCGCGATCCGTCGTTCCGCTTCGAGAACGGCCAGTTCACGATGGTCGGCCTCGAGGTCGACGGCAAGCCGCTGATCCGCGCGTACAGCCTGGCGAGCGCGAACTACGAAGAGCACCTCGAATTCCTGAGCATCAAGGTGCAGGACGGCCCGCTCACGTCGCGTCTGCAGCATCTGAAGGTCGGCGACGAAGTGCTGATCGGCAAGAAGCCGGTCGGCACGCTGATGGCCGACAACCTGCTGCCGGGCAAGACCCTGTGGCTGCTTTCCACCGGCACGGGCCTCGCGCCGTTCATGTCGATCATCAAAGATCCGGACATTTACGACCGCTACGAGCGCGTTGTCCTGACCCACACCTGCCGTTTCGTCGACGAACTCGCGTACAAGGAATACATCACCGACCACTTGCCGGCGCATGAACACCTTGGCGAACTGGTGCAGGAAAAGCTGCTGTACTACCCGACGGTCACGCGCGAAGCGTTCCAGAACCGTGGCCGCATCACCGAACTGATCGAAACCGAAAAGCTGTTCGCCGACCTCGGCGTGCCGGGCTTCTCGCTGGAAAACGACCGTGTGATGCTCTGCGGCAGCCCGCACATGCTGCGCGACACGCGCAAGCTGCTCGACGACCTGGGCTTCCAGGAAGGCAGCAACAATGCACCGGGTCACTACGTGGTGGAAAAGGCGTTCGTCGGCTAA
- a CDS encoding DUF4148 domain-containing protein: protein MRTASLALLFSVSVAVAAPAFASGYGPATSYRPEVATYTQPSTVTRADVKADVVRARADGELNQNPYAPISADSVAATPDNGPKTRAQVKAELAQARANGELNLNPNAPAYQQQLALGGYTAPRAQATSAVANTARRGVSTQD from the coding sequence ATGAGAACCGCTTCCCTCGCTCTGCTTTTCTCCGTTTCGGTGGCTGTCGCCGCGCCCGCTTTCGCTAGCGGCTACGGTCCCGCGACCTCGTATCGTCCGGAAGTCGCCACCTACACGCAGCCGAGCACGGTGACCCGCGCCGACGTGAAGGCCGATGTGGTCCGTGCCCGCGCCGACGGCGAACTCAACCAGAATCCCTATGCGCCGATCTCGGCCGACAGCGTCGCCGCCACGCCCGACAACGGCCCGAAGACGCGTGCCCAGGTGAAGGCGGAACTGGCGCAGGCCCGTGCCAACGGTGAGCTGAATCTGAACCCGAACGCGCCGGCTTATCAGCAGCAGCTCGCGCTGGGCGGCTACACGGCGCCGCGTGCGCAGGCGACGAGCGCCGTCGCGAATACCGCGCGCCGTGGCGTCAGCACGCAGGACTAA
- a CDS encoding ABC transporter permease → MKKNLPILFALVALVVFGLVRYDHFGSAYNITSFWRYNSMFALISIGMAFVIITGGIDLSVGTVAALASVVAALTSVYGAWVAVLAGCAAGLAVGVLNGVIITRLKILPFIVTLATSLGAHGVALLLGKNDAVSIAADSNFGNFGQGDLFGLPIPGLVAAVAALAGWLALRSTKFGRHSLAIGGSEEAARLMGLNVDRTLVLAYAVSGLLAGMAGVILAAQFGAGQPNEGVGWELFAISAVVLGGTLLTGGEGSIAMTIAGVLLLGLVFNLLNFENGLGFISLSAYWQSVIRGVFLLLVIVLQARVLKQRGKKRAAAPA, encoded by the coding sequence ATGAAAAAGAATCTCCCTATCCTGTTCGCGCTGGTCGCGCTGGTCGTCTTCGGCCTCGTGCGCTACGACCATTTCGGCTCGGCGTACAACATCACGTCGTTCTGGCGCTACAACTCGATGTTCGCGCTGATCTCCATCGGCATGGCGTTCGTGATCATCACCGGCGGCATCGACCTGTCGGTCGGCACGGTCGCGGCGCTGGCAAGCGTGGTGGCCGCGCTGACGAGCGTCTACGGCGCCTGGGTCGCCGTGCTGGCCGGCTGCGCGGCGGGCCTCGCGGTCGGCGTGCTGAACGGCGTGATCATCACGCGGCTCAAGATCCTGCCGTTTATCGTGACGCTCGCCACCAGCCTCGGCGCGCACGGCGTCGCGCTGCTGCTCGGCAAGAACGATGCGGTGTCGATCGCGGCGGATTCGAACTTCGGCAACTTCGGCCAGGGCGATCTGTTCGGGCTGCCGATTCCCGGTCTCGTCGCGGCGGTGGCCGCGCTGGCGGGCTGGCTGGCGCTGCGCAGCACGAAATTCGGGCGGCATTCGCTGGCGATCGGCGGCAGCGAGGAAGCGGCGCGCCTCATGGGCCTGAACGTCGACCGCACGCTGGTGCTGGCTTATGCGGTGAGCGGCCTGCTCGCCGGCATGGCGGGCGTGATCCTCGCCGCGCAGTTCGGCGCGGGGCAGCCGAACGAAGGCGTCGGCTGGGAGCTGTTCGCGATTTCGGCGGTGGTGCTCGGCGGCACGCTGCTCACCGGCGGCGAAGGTTCGATCGCGATGACGATTGCCGGCGTGCTGTTGCTCGGTCTCGTCTTCAACCTGCTGAACTTCGAAAACGGGCTGGGCTTCATCAGTCTGTCGGCATACTGGCAATCCGTGATCCGTGGCGTGTTCCTGCTGCTGGTGATCGTATTGCAGGCGCGCGTGCTGAAACAACGCGGCAAGAAACGCGCGGCGGCGCCCGCGTAG